A DNA window from Anaerolineae bacterium contains the following coding sequences:
- a CDS encoding glycosyltransferase has translation MTDQIIRCSVGITAYNEEANIGRLLQALLDQQLSTVAISQIVVVASACTDRTEEIVREFMARDPRIELYTQERREGKTSAVNVFLKHATEDICAVESGDTLPGPDTFESLIGMFRDPTVGMTGAHKVPVNTPEHIVGFLTHLRLAMEHNLCLEIPRLGELIAFRKVFDAIPPDVAMDEAFVESLVIKRGLKVVYAPDAVVYNLGPESFTDFVRQRRRNYAGHLYLRDKYGHKVASLDNRLVLKVAWREVKSALWLLYALAVLAMVEALSRVLGGYDYYVRRRTHVVWDMAWSQKGDVGARSVPSKRRAALPEPSPEGQAAPQSRR, from the coding sequence ATGACTGACCAGATCATCCGTTGCAGCGTCGGCATCACCGCCTACAACGAAGAAGCCAACATCGGCCGGCTCCTCCAGGCCCTGTTGGATCAGCAGCTCAGCACCGTCGCGATTAGCCAGATCGTAGTGGTCGCCAGTGCCTGCACCGACCGCACCGAGGAGATCGTGCGGGAGTTCATGGCCCGGGACCCTCGCATAGAGCTCTACACCCAAGAAAGGCGCGAGGGCAAGACCTCGGCCGTCAACGTGTTCCTCAAGCATGCCACCGAGGACATCTGCGCGGTGGAGAGCGGGGATACCCTGCCCGGCCCCGACACCTTCGAGAGCCTGATCGGAATGTTTCGAGACCCCACGGTAGGCATGACCGGGGCGCACAAGGTGCCCGTCAACACCCCGGAGCACATCGTGGGCTTCCTCACCCACCTGCGCCTGGCCATGGAGCACAACCTGTGCCTGGAGATCCCCCGGTTGGGTGAGCTCATCGCCTTCCGCAAGGTCTTCGACGCCATACCGCCCGACGTGGCCATGGACGAGGCCTTTGTGGAGAGCCTGGTCATCAAGCGCGGACTGAAGGTGGTCTACGCCCCCGATGCGGTGGTGTACAACCTGGGGCCAGAATCGTTCACCGACTTTGTGCGCCAGAGGCGGCGCAACTACGCTGGCCACCTTTACCTCAGGGACAAGTACGGCCACAAGGTGGCCAGCCTGGACAATCGGTTGGTGCTGAAGGTGGCCTGGCGCGAGGTCAAGTCGGCGTTGTGGCTGCTATATGCCCTGGCGGTCCTCGCCATGGTGGAGGCGCTGTCGCGCGTGTTAGGCGGCTACGACTACTACGTGCGCCGGCGCACCCATGTCGTCTGGGACATGGCCTGGAGCCAGAAGGGGGACGTGGGGGCCCGGTCGGTGCCTTCCAAGCGGAGAGCCGCCCTACCCGAACCGTCGCCGGAGGGGCAGGCGGCGCCTCAGAGCCGGCGATGA
- the arfB gene encoding aminoacyl-tRNA hydrolase, translating into MLQVTPDITIDESELEEEFVRSSGPGGQKVNKVATAVQLRFNVFQSSSLPEPVRERLLRLAAGHISDQGVLTINARRFRSQQRNRQDARERLAELVRQAARPPRRRRPTRPSAASRSRRLESKRRRGELKRLRRPPASDSS; encoded by the coding sequence ATGCTGCAGGTAACACCGGACATAACCATAGATGAGAGCGAGCTAGAGGAGGAGTTCGTCCGTTCGTCGGGGCCAGGTGGCCAGAAGGTGAACAAGGTGGCCACAGCGGTGCAACTGCGCTTCAACGTTTTCCAGTCTTCCTCGTTGCCCGAGCCGGTGCGGGAGCGGCTATTGCGGCTGGCGGCCGGGCACATCTCCGACCAGGGTGTGCTCACCATCAACGCCCGCCGCTTTCGCTCCCAGCAGCGCAATCGCCAGGACGCGCGCGAGAGGCTGGCGGAACTGGTACGTCAGGCGGCCCGACCGCCACGGCGCCGTCGCCCCACCCGGCCCTCCGCTGCCTCCCGCTCCCGGCGCCTGGAGAGCAAGCGGCGGCGGGGCGAACTCAAGCGGTTGCGGCGTCCTCCGGCGTCCGATTCCTCGTAG
- a CDS encoding glycosyltransferase family 4 protein, with protein MAELRVCLATDCYQPGIGGIENHVRSLAQGLAEAGHQVDVVTHRAPSVGHTACVAPADGGDGFRVLRLEGAVVSYGGADPMVDPRVFGRVYRLLQGSGYDIVHGHSFESLLVLGALRAATRLGIPTLLTKHSMTARANRPALFNRLAVAAEKRVAARWTLGLIVLSAAGVREMAGAGVPIHLVHGGVDAQRWRPNRELRVRTRERLGYRPEELVIGYLGRLVSSKGVLSLIEAVAPLMQTANHLRLLLAGDGPLLPELRRRLRSLGLEGRTLMIGAVPWAETPAYLNAMDVFAFPSYTEAFGLALLEAMACGLPTVARESAGTEELVQDERTGFLVRTDLELRQRLERLIQDAELRRRIGREGRALAESRFSWAGMASTTAAIYQETMQQALARRSPSAMGSERVSLPK; from the coding sequence ATGGCGGAACTGAGGGTCTGTCTCGCGACTGACTGCTATCAGCCCGGAATTGGAGGGATCGAGAACCACGTCCGCAGCCTGGCCCAGGGTCTGGCCGAAGCTGGGCACCAGGTGGACGTGGTCACTCACCGGGCGCCCTCGGTCGGACACACGGCCTGCGTCGCTCCAGCAGACGGTGGCGATGGCTTCCGGGTTCTGCGCCTGGAAGGGGCAGTCGTGTCGTATGGGGGCGCCGACCCCATGGTGGACCCCCGGGTGTTCGGGCGCGTTTACCGCCTTCTGCAGGGCAGCGGTTACGACATTGTCCACGGCCACTCCTTCGAATCGCTACTGGTGCTGGGGGCCCTGCGGGCGGCCACCCGGCTGGGCATTCCCACGCTGCTCACTAAGCACTCTATGACCGCGCGGGCTAACCGCCCCGCCCTCTTCAACCGGCTGGCGGTAGCGGCCGAGAAACGGGTGGCGGCACGATGGACGCTGGGGCTCATCGTGCTCAGCGCTGCTGGTGTCAGAGAGATGGCCGGAGCGGGAGTCCCCATTCACCTGGTTCACGGAGGGGTGGACGCCCAGCGCTGGCGGCCCAACCGCGAACTTCGGGTCCGGACCCGGGAGCGGCTGGGATACCGGCCGGAGGAACTGGTGATCGGCTACCTAGGTCGCCTGGTCTCTTCTAAAGGCGTGCTCAGCCTGATAGAGGCGGTCGCCCCGCTGATGCAGACGGCGAATCACCTGCGGCTTCTCTTGGCAGGAGACGGCCCCCTTCTTCCTGAGCTCAGGCGGCGGTTGCGCAGCCTGGGTCTGGAGGGGAGGACACTGATGATCGGCGCCGTGCCCTGGGCCGAGACGCCCGCCTACTTGAATGCCATGGACGTGTTTGCCTTCCCCAGCTACACTGAGGCGTTCGGACTGGCACTGCTCGAGGCTATGGCCTGCGGCCTCCCGACAGTGGCCCGAGAAAGCGCCGGCACCGAGGAGCTCGTGCAAGACGAGCGCACCGGATTCCTAGTGCGGACGGATCTGGAGCTACGCCAACGGCTAGAGAGACTGATCCAGGACGCAGAGCTGCGTCGCCGAATAGGGCGAGAGGGGCGTGCCCTGGCCGAGTCCCGGTTCAGCTGGGCGGGCATGGCCTCGACGACGGCCGCCATCTACCAGGAGACCATGCAGCAGGCTCTAGCCCGGCGGTCCCCTTCCGCTATGGGAAGCGAGCGGGTGAGCCTGCCCAAGTGA
- a CDS encoding DUF1059 domain-containing protein: MAMTITCPFCDHRITADSEDQVMREAAEHMRSVHNREPTESEKRMIREQLSTSAGSPR; this comes from the coding sequence ATGGCCATGACCATTACCTGTCCGTTCTGTGACCATCGCATCACCGCCGACTCTGAGGACCAAGTCATGCGAGAGGCAGCCGAGCACATGAGGTCCGTGCACAACCGCGAGCCGACCGAGTCCGAGAAGCGCATGATCCGGGAGCAGTTGAGCACTTCCGCCGGGTCGCCTCGCTAG
- a CDS encoding sugar ABC transporter permease: protein MRQVQLMDQAPGATRTRFWRKAKDQAGWFLFIAPNVLAFLLFSLSCYVFVVYLSFQRWDLIGVRKFIGLDNFARLATDPILAKSFANIAKYVLMFVLPVSAVSLGLALLANRRIRGMYFFRSAYFLPWVTSTAVIAVIWNFALIPRGEGPLNYLLGLIGIPPQLWLVDTNLALPSLAGINIWTSAGYYMVLWLAGLQSIPETLYDAAKMDGADSWALFRHVTLPMLSTTTVFILTITIIGAFQMFGLVYTMTGGGPMYATISPVYYIWQTAFVRYHMGYASAVSLALFAVIMVATVLQRKITGWGEEMY from the coding sequence ATGCGACAAGTACAGCTGATGGATCAAGCACCAGGGGCAACGCGGACGAGATTCTGGCGCAAGGCGAAGGATCAAGCAGGCTGGTTCCTGTTCATCGCGCCTAACGTTCTGGCCTTCCTCCTCTTCAGTCTCTCCTGCTACGTGTTCGTCGTCTACTTGAGCTTCCAGCGTTGGGACCTGATTGGCGTAAGGAAGTTCATTGGACTGGACAACTTTGCCCGGCTGGCCACCGACCCAATCCTCGCCAAGTCCTTCGCTAACATCGCTAAGTACGTGTTGATGTTCGTGCTGCCGGTGTCTGCTGTTTCGCTGGGGCTCGCCTTGCTGGCAAACCGGCGAATCCGGGGCATGTACTTCTTCAGGAGCGCCTACTTTCTGCCCTGGGTCACCTCCACCGCCGTGATCGCCGTGATCTGGAACTTCGCTCTTATCCCGAGGGGGGAAGGGCCTCTGAACTACCTCTTGGGACTGATAGGGATCCCGCCGCAGCTCTGGCTGGTGGACACCAACTTGGCCCTACCGTCGCTGGCAGGGATCAACATATGGACGAGCGCCGGATACTACATGGTTCTGTGGTTGGCCGGCCTCCAGAGCATTCCCGAGACTCTGTACGACGCGGCGAAGATGGACGGGGCCGATAGCTGGGCGCTGTTCCGCCACGTGACGCTCCCGATGCTGAGCACCACCACCGTGTTCATCTTGACCATCACCATCATCGGTGCCTTCCAGATGTTCGGCCTGGTCTACACGATGACGGGCGGCGGCCCTATGTATGCCACCATCAGCCCCGTGTACTACATATGGCAGACAGCGTTCGTCCGCTACCACATGGGCTATGCTTCAGCCGTCTCTCTGGCGCTGTTCGCGGTCATCATGGTTGCCACTGTGTTGCAGCGCAAGATCACCGGTTGGGGCGAGGAGATGTACTGA
- a CDS encoding carbohydrate ABC transporter permease has protein sequence MVEWAERVSGPEVSRVGSSPAAAARWIRPLLSNLLTYLVLLSLAAITAGPFAYMVSMSLRPDFSFMYFPIGLIPERISLENYAVLFQRSGILRWLLNSFFVSTSVVLTNLATSSLGGYAFARGRFWRRDAIFLMLVASLMVPSTVTTVPLFIIVSRLGWANTYMALILPSSANVFGTFLIRQQMMTIPRDYDDAAHIDGAGRFDIYLQVLLPLTKPALATIATLSFLGAWNDFLWPLVATSSGSMRTLTVGLATMVMRIGGAGFQLAGATVAFLPTFIFFLLMQRYVVQGIAISGVTGT, from the coding sequence GTGGTCGAGTGGGCTGAGCGCGTCTCGGGGCCAGAGGTTTCCCGCGTCGGGTCGTCGCCAGCAGCTGCAGCGAGATGGATAAGGCCGCTTCTGAGCAACTTGCTGACCTACCTGGTGCTCCTAAGCCTTGCCGCGATCACGGCTGGGCCGTTCGCGTACATGGTTTCGATGTCACTCCGGCCTGACTTCAGCTTCATGTACTTCCCCATCGGGCTCATTCCGGAGAGGATCAGCCTGGAGAACTACGCTGTGCTGTTCCAGCGCAGCGGTATTCTCCGCTGGCTGCTGAATAGCTTCTTCGTTTCGACGAGCGTAGTGCTGACGAACCTGGCAACTTCCTCTCTGGGTGGTTACGCGTTCGCTCGAGGGCGCTTCTGGCGCCGCGACGCCATCTTCCTCATGCTAGTCGCGAGCCTCATGGTCCCATCCACTGTCACTACAGTTCCACTGTTCATCATCGTGTCCAGGCTCGGCTGGGCGAACACGTACATGGCTCTGATCCTGCCGTCGTCCGCGAACGTATTCGGCACCTTCCTCATCCGCCAGCAGATGATGACCATCCCCAGGGACTATGACGACGCCGCACACATAGACGGTGCCGGCCGTTTCGACATCTATCTGCAGGTCCTCCTGCCACTAACCAAGCCGGCGCTGGCGACGATCGCCACGCTCAGCTTCCTGGGCGCTTGGAACGATTTCCTCTGGCCCCTCGTTGCCACCAGTTCCGGCAGCATGCGGACTCTGACGGTGGGGTTGGCCACCATGGTCATGCGGATCGGTGGCGCCGGTTTCCAGCTTGCCGGAGCTACAGTGGCTTTCTTGCCAACGTTCATCTTCTTTCTGTTAATGCAGCGCTACGTGGTGCAGGGCATCGCCATCTCCGGCGTAACAGGGACGTGA
- a CDS encoding radical SAM protein — translation MRVLLVAPRVHLPIETRTSPPLGLAYLAAVSERRGDQVRVYDGNVERQSLAEILRQFGPDIVGISANSIQVKSAWRDAALVRELTSAPVVLGGPHPSVLPEESLAQPGVDFVVRGEGEDTWTELCAALEGRVREEWPAAVEGIAGISHRLEGQVRHHRERPPIKDLDGLPFPAYHHFRMDRYTNLQPTIDAPRVPSYPILTSRGCPYSCSYCCQTGPRLWRARSPESVVAEWRWLVRDLGAKEIGVLDDSFNIDRRRVLAICDRLIQEGLNHVPWIMINGIRANLVDEELLTRMRQAGCVRTAFGVESGNQRILDDVIGKKLTLEQVRHAFAAARAAKMETIGFFIVGLPGETEETIDDTIRFACELDPLVANFSMATPFPGTRMYQQVRQGGRILVKDYDDYAFFEGKAAFEMPGLPAELVERKWKEAYRRFYWRPARILRQLTRWSTYRDLPRTVRVAWRTAFG, via the coding sequence GTGAGAGTCCTTCTCGTTGCCCCTCGCGTCCATCTGCCCATAGAGACTCGCACCTCGCCCCCGTTGGGCCTGGCCTACCTGGCCGCGGTGTCCGAGAGGCGAGGTGACCAGGTGCGCGTGTACGATGGGAACGTGGAGCGGCAGAGCCTGGCCGAGATCCTGCGCCAGTTTGGCCCGGACATCGTAGGCATCAGCGCCAACAGCATCCAGGTCAAGTCGGCCTGGCGGGACGCAGCTCTGGTGCGGGAGTTGACCTCTGCTCCTGTCGTCCTGGGAGGGCCGCATCCGAGCGTGCTTCCGGAGGAGAGCCTGGCCCAACCGGGAGTGGACTTCGTGGTGCGCGGCGAGGGTGAGGACACCTGGACGGAGCTGTGCGCCGCGCTCGAGGGGCGCGTTCGAGAGGAATGGCCGGCTGCCGTCGAGGGCATAGCCGGGATAAGCCACCGCCTCGAAGGGCAAGTCCGGCACCACCGTGAGCGCCCGCCCATCAAGGACCTGGATGGGTTGCCCTTCCCGGCCTACCACCATTTCCGGATGGACCGCTACACCAACCTGCAACCCACCATAGACGCGCCTCGGGTCCCCAGCTACCCTATCCTCACCTCTCGTGGCTGCCCTTACAGCTGCTCTTATTGCTGCCAGACGGGGCCTCGCTTGTGGCGGGCTCGCTCCCCCGAAAGCGTGGTGGCCGAGTGGCGCTGGCTGGTGCGGGACCTGGGGGCGAAGGAGATCGGCGTCCTGGACGATTCCTTCAACATAGACCGCAGGCGTGTGCTGGCCATATGCGACCGGCTGATCCAGGAGGGGCTCAACCACGTGCCCTGGATCATGATCAACGGCATCCGGGCCAATCTGGTGGACGAAGAGTTGCTGACGCGGATGCGCCAGGCCGGCTGCGTTCGCACCGCCTTCGGGGTGGAGAGCGGCAATCAGCGCATCCTCGATGATGTCATCGGCAAGAAGCTCACCCTGGAGCAGGTCCGTCACGCCTTCGCCGCTGCTCGGGCGGCCAAGATGGAGACCATCGGCTTCTTCATAGTGGGGCTCCCGGGTGAGACGGAAGAGACCATAGACGACACCATACGCTTCGCCTGCGAGCTGGATCCGTTAGTGGCCAACTTCTCCATGGCCACCCCCTTCCCGGGCACCCGAATGTACCAGCAGGTGAGGCAAGGTGGCCGCATCCTGGTGAAGGACTATGACGACTACGCCTTCTTCGAGGGCAAGGCGGCCTTCGAGATGCCGGGGCTGCCGGCGGAGTTGGTGGAGCGCAAGTGGAAGGAAGCCTATCGCCGCTTCTACTGGCGCCCCGCCCGCATCCTCCGGCAGCTCACCCGCTGGAGCACCTACCGCGACCTGCCCCGCACCGTGCGGGTGGCCTGGCGGACGGCGTTCGGGTGA
- a CDS encoding radical SAM protein: protein MSPCLCGSDILLVSPTSRVWDSRAHIHMGLGYLAGSLLEHGYRVDIFEESVEDRSLSDRLASASYDVVGISSPTPLIEEAWQSAEVAHRAGAITILGGPHLTLHPGESLEKPQVDLVVRGEAEDTIIEVMRALQRDRGLEGEGGRRFRAEVWGGIAGVSFRDEQGKVVHNPGRSLRQDVDALPWPAYHLFPIERYTNLQPLTDGLQKHARAYTLLTSRGCPYQCIYCSKPITGNTWRARSPERVVEEWAYLVREMRATEIGVTDDVWNLDLDRAKRICHLLIDEGLASVPWVTIHGMRADHTDAELFRLMKRAGCKRVGFGVESGNQAILDSIKKRQKIEDVRAAFANAKAAGLQTMGFFIFGLPGETEETMEDTIRLALELDPDLANFMMADPLPGTELYEMVQREGRLLASGYHDLAIHGERARFEMGDMTAGLVERKFHEAYRRFYFRPRRIWQRATSPDTWRRLPTYVSNFGRFFVRR, encoded by the coding sequence GTGTCTCCGTGCCTCTGTGGCAGTGACATCCTCCTCGTCAGCCCCACCTCCCGCGTGTGGGACTCGCGGGCGCACATACACATGGGCCTGGGGTACCTGGCCGGGTCCCTCCTTGAGCACGGCTACCGGGTGGACATCTTCGAGGAGTCGGTGGAGGACCGGTCCCTCTCGGACCGGCTGGCATCTGCCTCCTACGACGTCGTAGGCATCTCGAGCCCCACCCCCCTGATCGAGGAAGCCTGGCAGTCGGCCGAGGTGGCCCACCGCGCCGGCGCCATCACCATACTCGGCGGACCACACCTCACCCTGCATCCCGGCGAGTCCCTGGAGAAGCCCCAGGTGGACCTGGTGGTGCGCGGCGAGGCCGAGGATACCATCATCGAGGTGATGCGTGCCCTGCAACGCGACCGCGGCCTGGAGGGAGAGGGCGGACGCCGTTTTCGGGCGGAGGTCTGGGGTGGCATCGCCGGAGTCTCGTTCCGCGACGAGCAGGGCAAGGTGGTGCACAACCCCGGACGGTCCCTGCGCCAGGACGTGGATGCCCTGCCCTGGCCCGCCTATCACCTCTTCCCCATCGAACGCTACACCAACCTGCAGCCCCTCACCGACGGCCTGCAGAAGCACGCCCGCGCCTACACCCTGCTCACCTCGCGCGGCTGCCCCTACCAGTGCATCTACTGCTCCAAGCCCATCACCGGCAACACCTGGCGCGCTCGGTCCCCGGAGAGGGTGGTAGAAGAGTGGGCCTATCTGGTGCGGGAGATGCGGGCCACCGAGATCGGGGTCACCGACGACGTCTGGAATCTGGACCTGGATCGGGCCAAGCGCATTTGCCATCTGCTCATTGACGAGGGCCTGGCGTCGGTCCCCTGGGTGACCATCCACGGTATGCGAGCGGACCACACTGACGCCGAGCTCTTTCGCCTCATGAAGCGGGCTGGCTGCAAGCGTGTGGGCTTCGGGGTGGAGAGCGGCAACCAGGCCATCCTGGACTCCATCAAGAAGCGACAGAAGATCGAGGACGTGCGCGCTGCCTTCGCCAACGCCAAGGCTGCCGGACTTCAGACCATGGGCTTCTTCATCTTCGGCCTACCGGGAGAGACCGAAGAGACCATGGAGGACACCATTCGGCTGGCGCTAGAGCTGGACCCGGACCTGGCCAACTTCATGATGGCCGACCCGTTGCCCGGGACGGAGCTGTACGAGATGGTGCAGCGGGAGGGTCGGCTGCTGGCGAGCGGATACCACGACCTGGCCATTCACGGTGAGCGCGCCCGCTTCGAGATGGGCGACATGACGGCGGGGTTGGTGGAGCGCAAGTTCCACGAGGCCTACCGGCGCTTCTACTTTCGTCCCCGCCGGATCTGGCAGCGCGCCACCTCCCCCGACACCTGGCGCCGCCTGCCCACGTACGTGTCGAACTTCGGGCGGTTCTTTGTCAGGAGGTAG
- a CDS encoding flippase-like domain-containing protein, which yields MRLRAVDLVKIAVSLALIAYLLWRVDLDAVAATLGGASVPLLVAALAVYFGAIALNTAKWSLLLRAQGATLPYPDLLAFTFTGLFFGNFLPTNVGGDLVRGYDLARHLSRVEDAAISVLVDRLVGLTAFITSAAAMSAVAVFGWGRSDLMPLAGVVWLACAGALGFLAMLFSRRLRLLIGQLFRLPLLSRLEPVYGRLSEALQTYRDHPGALARAYGIGLAVIVTSNLVNWVVATAVGAGIPLRYVFLFNPMLAFAPLIVPSLGGLGVNQGAYDLLYSSLGGVVSPAGALAVSLLMQLIIYTSSLPGGLLWLRKRRRTLAVETSHRGTEAQRG from the coding sequence ATGCGGCTGAGGGCCGTAGACCTGGTGAAGATCGCGGTTAGCCTGGCGCTGATCGCCTACTTGCTCTGGCGGGTGGACCTGGATGCCGTCGCCGCGACCCTCGGCGGGGCCTCGGTGCCTCTGCTGGTCGCCGCCCTGGCGGTGTACTTTGGCGCCATCGCCCTCAACACCGCCAAGTGGAGCCTGCTCCTGCGGGCCCAGGGCGCGACCTTGCCCTACCCGGACCTGCTGGCCTTCACCTTCACCGGGCTCTTCTTCGGCAACTTCCTCCCCACCAACGTAGGGGGCGACCTGGTGCGAGGGTATGACCTGGCCCGACACCTGAGTCGCGTCGAGGACGCTGCCATATCCGTCCTGGTGGACCGGCTGGTGGGCCTCACCGCCTTCATCACCAGCGCCGCCGCCATGTCGGCGGTGGCCGTGTTTGGCTGGGGTCGCAGCGACCTGATGCCCCTGGCCGGAGTGGTCTGGCTTGCCTGCGCTGGAGCGCTCGGCTTCCTGGCGATGCTCTTCAGCCGCCGGCTCAGGCTGCTCATCGGGCAGCTCTTTCGGCTTCCTCTGCTATCCCGGCTGGAGCCGGTCTACGGTCGCCTGTCCGAGGCGCTGCAGACCTATCGCGATCATCCCGGCGCCCTGGCCCGGGCCTACGGCATCGGCCTGGCGGTCATCGTCACCTCCAACCTGGTCAACTGGGTGGTGGCCACGGCGGTGGGGGCTGGGATACCGTTGCGATACGTCTTTCTCTTCAACCCCATGCTCGCCTTCGCTCCTCTGATCGTGCCCTCTCTGGGGGGGCTGGGGGTCAATCAGGGGGCCTACGATCTGCTCTACTCCAGCCTGGGCGGGGTAGTCTCGCCCGCGGGAGCGCTCGCCGTCTCGCTGCTCATGCAACTCATCATCTACACCAGCAGCCTCCCCGGCGGGCTCCTGTGGCTGCGCAAGCGACGCCGAACGCTGGCCGTCGAGACCAGCCACAGAGGCACAGAGGCACAGAGAGGCTGA
- a CDS encoding Gfo/Idh/MocA family oxidoreductase has protein sequence MSGKQYGIALVGAGVIAPVHTEAISALPNARLVAVCDVVKEKADELAAKYGAQPCYDLKDVLARGDVDIVDVVVWSGRHAQVGVEAARAGKHVFVTKPIDVTLEAIDRLIEACEDNQVKLGAVHQFRSYPSYRAAKQAVSSGAMGKMVIGNTFVPWYRAQSYYDGDEWRGTWRWDGGGALMNQGVHYVDLIQWIMGGVKEVFAYADIAAHHERIEVEDVAVAAVRFLDGSIGTIQASTSIYKGLPARMDLHGEKGNIFLVSDEVTYWDVEGMPKPEDTGKGASVTGAADPRAALRRPAVDAHVDQIAAFIRAIEEGGTPMIDGREARKAVEVNLAIYRSAREGRPVSLPL, from the coding sequence ATGTCAGGGAAGCAGTATGGCATAGCCCTAGTGGGCGCGGGCGTCATCGCGCCGGTGCACACCGAAGCTATCAGCGCCCTGCCGAACGCGCGCTTGGTGGCCGTGTGTGACGTGGTCAAGGAGAAGGCGGATGAGCTGGCCGCCAAGTACGGCGCCCAGCCCTGCTATGACCTCAAGGACGTGCTTGCCCGCGGCGACGTAGACATCGTGGATGTGGTGGTGTGGAGCGGCCGGCACGCTCAGGTGGGGGTGGAAGCGGCCCGGGCGGGCAAGCACGTATTCGTCACCAAGCCGATAGACGTGACTCTGGAGGCCATAGATCGGCTTATCGAGGCCTGCGAGGACAACCAGGTCAAGCTAGGAGCGGTGCATCAGTTCCGCAGCTACCCATCGTACCGTGCCGCCAAGCAGGCGGTATCCAGTGGGGCTATGGGGAAGATGGTGATCGGCAACACCTTCGTCCCCTGGTATCGGGCCCAGTCCTACTACGATGGCGACGAATGGCGCGGCACCTGGCGGTGGGACGGCGGCGGCGCCCTCATGAATCAGGGGGTGCACTATGTGGACCTGATCCAGTGGATCATGGGCGGGGTGAAGGAGGTCTTCGCCTACGCCGACATCGCCGCCCACCACGAGCGGATTGAAGTGGAGGACGTGGCCGTGGCGGCTGTCCGCTTTCTGGATGGTTCCATCGGCACCATCCAGGCCAGCACTTCGATCTACAAGGGGCTACCGGCCCGCATGGACCTGCATGGGGAGAAGGGCAACATCTTCCTCGTCTCCGATGAGGTCACCTACTGGGACGTAGAGGGCATGCCCAAGCCCGAGGACACGGGGAAAGGCGCCAGCGTCACCGGGGCTGCCGATCCCAGGGCGGCGCTGCGCCGTCCGGCGGTGGACGCCCACGTGGATCAGATCGCCGCCTTCATCCGAGCTATCGAGGAGGGCGGCACCCCCATGATAGACGGACGGGAAGCCCGTAAGGCCGTGGAGGTCAACCTAGCCATCTACAGGTCCGCTCGCGAGGGCCGACCGGTCAGTCTGCCGCTGTAG
- a CDS encoding GxxExxY protein, with the protein MDEINGLTEQIIEAAIEVHRHLGPGLLAVAHEEALAPELQLRRVPFARQVAVPFVYNGHPIGDYRLDLLVGDSVIVEIESVERHDPVFEAQLLTYLRLTGKRAGLPINLNTRLLRQGVKRLIL; encoded by the coding sequence TTGGACGAGATCAACGGGCTGACCGAACAGATCATAGAGGCAGCCATCGAGGTCCACCGCCACTTGGGGCCGGGGCTTCTGGCAGTGGCCCACGAAGAGGCTTTGGCGCCGGAGCTGCAGCTGCGACGTGTCCCGTTCGCTCGTCAGGTGGCCGTACCCTTCGTCTACAATGGTCACCCCATCGGTGACTACCGCCTCGACCTGCTGGTTGGCGACAGCGTGATCGTGGAGATCGAGAGCGTGGAGAGACACGATCCGGTCTTCGAGGCGCAACTGCTAACCTACCTGCGCCTGACCGGCAAGAGAGCCGGCCTGCCCATCAACCTCAACACCCGCCTCCTCAGGCAAGGAGTGAAACGTCTCATCCTATGA